A region from the Cryptosporangium arvum DSM 44712 genome encodes:
- a CDS encoding carbohydrate kinase family protein — translation MTTNLITVVGENIIDLVPDQGDDAPYHARAGGSPANIAVSLAKLGSRAALAARVSRDVFGGRIRTRLSEAGVDNRYLVDAAEPSSLAVVTFDEERRASYDFWLNGTADWQWRDRDLPNPLDEDVVALHIGSLAAYLSPGAEAIEQMIAREGYRGRVTLSYDPNIRPTIIAAPDGSLDAARVRTERLVRLVDVVKVSDEDLGWLYPDAPPEDAAAEWAEKGPALVVVTRGGQGALAIGRSATVTVSAPKVDVADTIGAGDSFAGALLHALGVRGLLGPGGADRIAGLDPETLTAIIRTATTAAALTCTRIGAVPPTAEELEVALK, via the coding sequence GTGACCACAAACCTGATTACGGTCGTTGGCGAGAACATCATCGACCTGGTTCCAGACCAGGGCGACGATGCTCCTTACCACGCGCGCGCCGGTGGCAGCCCGGCCAACATCGCGGTCTCGCTGGCCAAGCTCGGTTCCCGGGCCGCACTCGCGGCCCGGGTGAGCCGGGACGTCTTCGGTGGGCGCATCCGCACCCGCCTGAGCGAGGCCGGCGTGGACAACCGCTACCTGGTCGACGCGGCCGAGCCGTCGTCGCTGGCGGTCGTGACGTTCGACGAGGAACGCCGGGCGAGTTACGACTTCTGGCTCAACGGCACGGCCGACTGGCAATGGCGCGACCGCGACCTGCCGAACCCGCTCGACGAGGACGTCGTCGCGCTGCACATCGGCTCCCTCGCGGCGTACCTCTCGCCGGGCGCCGAGGCGATCGAGCAGATGATCGCCCGCGAGGGCTACCGCGGCCGGGTGACGCTCAGCTACGACCCGAACATCCGCCCGACGATCATCGCCGCGCCCGACGGCTCGCTGGACGCCGCCCGGGTGCGCACCGAGCGCCTGGTGCGCCTGGTCGACGTCGTGAAGGTCAGCGACGAGGACCTGGGCTGGCTCTACCCCGACGCCCCGCCCGAGGACGCGGCCGCCGAGTGGGCCGAGAAGGGCCCGGCGCTGGTGGTCGTGACCCGCGGCGGGCAGGGCGCGCTCGCGATCGGGCGCTCCGCCACCGTCACCGTGTCCGCGCCGAAGGTGGACGTCGCCGACACGATCGGGGCCGGTGACTCGTTCGCGGGCGCGCTGCTGCACGCGCTCGGCGTCCGCGGGCTGCTCGGACCGGGAGGAGCCGATCGGATCGCCGGACTCGACCCGGAGACGCTGACGGCGATCATCCGCACCGCGACCACGGCAGCCGCGCTGACGTGCACTCGAATCGGCGCGGTTCCGCCCACCGCCGAGGAACTCGAGGTCGCGCTCAAGTGA
- a CDS encoding ABC transporter permease, with product MSSPENQRLRFIEPAALAGVVVHDLAVFRRYWLNATFSAVVEPTIYLLAFGFGFGSLVSVVAGYRYLDFLGTGVVGTSVLFTSAFAGMFQTFVRRTFQHTYDAMLAAPVDVHELVTGEALWIATRAGVYGCAPLGVAVLFGLRPSPAVVLVPLVGFVTGLGFSLFGMWMSALVPNIDSFNYIISGVLTPLFLVAGTFFPLDTLPSWAHTVAQLNPLYHCVELVRHSVFNRLGVNDLGHLVALMFFACAMWVGAVFFLRRRLID from the coding sequence ATGAGCTCGCCCGAAAACCAGCGGCTCCGGTTCATCGAGCCGGCCGCACTGGCCGGTGTGGTCGTGCACGACCTCGCGGTGTTCCGCCGCTACTGGCTCAACGCCACGTTCTCCGCCGTGGTGGAGCCGACGATCTACCTGCTGGCTTTCGGCTTCGGCTTCGGCTCGCTGGTGTCGGTCGTCGCCGGGTACCGCTACCTCGACTTCCTCGGGACGGGAGTGGTGGGCACCTCGGTGCTCTTCACCTCGGCGTTCGCCGGCATGTTCCAGACCTTCGTCCGGCGGACGTTCCAGCACACCTACGACGCGATGCTCGCCGCCCCGGTCGACGTGCACGAGCTGGTGACCGGCGAGGCCCTCTGGATCGCGACGCGGGCCGGCGTGTACGGCTGCGCGCCGCTCGGCGTCGCGGTGCTGTTCGGGCTGCGCCCGTCGCCGGCGGTCGTGCTCGTACCGCTCGTCGGGTTCGTCACCGGCCTGGGGTTCTCGCTGTTCGGGATGTGGATGTCGGCCCTGGTTCCCAACATCGACAGCTTCAACTACATCATCTCCGGCGTACTGACCCCGCTCTTCCTCGTCGCCGGCACATTCTTTCCGTTGGACACGCTGCCGTCCTGGGCGCACACCGTGGCTCAACTCAACCCGCTCTACCACTGCGTCGAACTCGTCCGGCACTCGGTCTTCAACCGGCTGGGAGTTAACGATCTAGGGCACCTCGTGGCACTTATGTTTTTCGCTTGCGCCATGTGGGTAGGTGCCGTCTTTTTCCTTCGCCGGAGGTTGATTGATTGA
- a CDS encoding DUF4245 domain-containing protein has protein sequence MASEERPIVDIVDTAPEPTHVTVGMSTDAGTSVPPSKPTRADATVRNLAIALGILVVPLVAIVALFQPRESDAPAVDPARVYDTARAEKAFRVREPQGVADWRPTTAVYNPAAGGRFTIRVSYAIPDDGYLQLVQSNAAADSLITSIIDRGAPVGVEQIEGESWTRYTAREGKENAFVLIEPDVTVVVVGDSSVDTARTMIKSLQ, from the coding sequence ATGGCCAGCGAAGAGCGTCCGATCGTCGACATCGTGGATACCGCCCCGGAGCCCACGCACGTCACGGTCGGGATGAGCACGGACGCCGGTACGAGCGTGCCGCCGTCGAAGCCGACCCGGGCCGACGCCACCGTCCGGAACCTGGCCATCGCGCTGGGGATCCTGGTCGTCCCGCTGGTCGCGATCGTGGCGCTGTTCCAGCCCCGGGAGTCCGACGCGCCGGCCGTCGACCCGGCGCGGGTCTACGACACCGCGCGGGCGGAGAAGGCGTTCCGGGTGCGTGAGCCCCAGGGCGTCGCCGACTGGCGGCCGACCACGGCCGTGTACAACCCGGCCGCCGGCGGCCGGTTCACGATCCGGGTGAGCTACGCGATCCCCGACGACGGTTACCTGCAGCTCGTGCAGAGCAACGCCGCAGCCGACTCGTTGATCACCAGCATCATCGACCGCGGTGCGCCGGTCGGCGTCGAGCAGATCGAGGGCGAGAGCTGGACCCGGTACACCGCACGCGAGGGCAAAGAGAACGCCTTCGTGTTGATCGAGCCGGACGTGACGGTGGTCGTGGTCGGTGACTCGTCGGTCGATACGGCACGCACGATGATCAAGTCTTTGCAATAA
- a CDS encoding RtcB family protein, translated as MYSLLPGTRAPVKVWTDPNTIEPEAAKQLRNIGSLPWVEGVAVMPDVHFGKGATVGSVIAMRQAVSPAAVGVDIGCGMSAVRTSLTAEDLPDDLGPLRRAVEDAIPVGFHTHDDQLDPRRVRGVDTKGLDAFWKGFDGLHSGVSSLRARAGKQLGTLGGGNHFLEVCLDTEGRVWLMLHSGSRNIGKELAERHIAVARKLPHNADLPDRDLAVFLANTPEMDAYRRDLYWAQEYARRNRALMLGLFQQVVRNSFPQVGFEEPISCHHNYVSEEQYDGVDLLVTRKGAIRAGSGDLGIIPGSMGTGSYIVRGRGNADAFNSASHGAGRRMSRAKAKKTFTTDDLAAQTAGVECRKDAGVVDEIPGAYKDVEQVLAQQTDLVEVVAHLKQVVCVKG; from the coding sequence ATGTACTCGTTGCTGCCCGGAACGCGGGCACCGGTCAAGGTCTGGACCGATCCGAACACGATCGAGCCGGAGGCCGCCAAGCAGCTCCGCAACATCGGTTCGCTGCCCTGGGTCGAGGGCGTCGCGGTCATGCCCGACGTGCACTTCGGCAAGGGCGCGACCGTCGGTTCGGTGATCGCGATGCGCCAGGCCGTCTCGCCGGCCGCGGTCGGCGTCGACATCGGTTGCGGCATGTCCGCGGTGCGCACCTCGCTGACCGCCGAGGACCTGCCGGACGACCTCGGGCCGCTGCGTCGCGCGGTCGAGGACGCGATCCCGGTCGGCTTCCACACGCACGACGACCAGCTCGACCCGCGGCGTGTCCGCGGCGTCGACACGAAGGGTCTGGACGCGTTCTGGAAGGGCTTCGACGGTCTGCACTCCGGGGTCAGCTCGCTGCGCGCACGGGCCGGCAAGCAGCTGGGCACACTCGGCGGCGGTAACCACTTCCTCGAGGTCTGCCTCGACACGGAGGGCCGGGTCTGGCTGATGCTGCACAGCGGTTCACGCAACATCGGCAAGGAGCTCGCGGAACGGCACATCGCGGTCGCGCGCAAGCTTCCGCACAACGCCGACCTGCCCGACCGTGACCTGGCGGTGTTCCTCGCGAACACCCCGGAGATGGACGCCTACCGGCGCGATCTGTACTGGGCGCAGGAGTACGCACGGCGCAACCGCGCGCTGATGCTCGGCCTGTTCCAGCAGGTCGTGCGCAACTCGTTCCCGCAGGTCGGGTTCGAGGAGCCGATCTCGTGCCACCACAACTACGTGTCCGAGGAGCAGTACGACGGCGTCGACCTGCTCGTGACCCGCAAGGGCGCGATCCGGGCCGGCTCCGGCGACCTCGGGATCATCCCGGGCTCGATGGGCACCGGTTCGTACATCGTGCGTGGCCGCGGGAACGCGGACGCGTTCAACTCCGCGTCGCACGGAGCGGGACGACGGATGAGCCGGGCGAAGGCGAAGAAGACGTTCACGACCGACGACCTCGCGGCCCAGACCGCTGGCGTCGAGTGCCGTAAGGACGCCGGGGTCGTCGACGAGATCCCCGGCGCCTACAAGGACGTCGAGCAGGTGCTGGCTCAGCAGACCGACCTGGTCGAGGTGGTCGCCCACCTCAAGCAGGTCGTCTGCGTGAAGGGATGA
- a CDS encoding TetR/AcrR family transcriptional regulator yields MTSEIPSVWARPKRGREQPTLSRQQIVAEAVKLLDSEGLDALSMRNLGKQLGAGATSLYRHVASKDELIEFVIDEVYGEVDAFSFEVEWRAGLTACAHSVRAMVTRHPWIAAVLGQVGLSYLGPNVMRLSNHMLGLFEKAGFSLGEAEKALSALLAYIIGAGVSEAAWLTSLTRSGLTEEEWNERLKPITLAAAAPYPRLVAAFSAVDDGADQNAFDYGLETMLDGLAAKLT; encoded by the coding sequence ATGACGAGCGAGATTCCGTCGGTCTGGGCCCGGCCGAAGCGAGGGCGGGAGCAGCCGACGCTCAGCCGGCAGCAGATCGTCGCCGAAGCGGTGAAGCTGCTGGACAGCGAAGGCCTCGATGCGCTCAGCATGCGTAACCTGGGCAAACAGCTCGGTGCGGGAGCAACATCGCTCTACCGGCACGTGGCGAGCAAAGACGAGCTGATCGAGTTCGTCATCGATGAGGTCTACGGCGAAGTCGACGCGTTCTCGTTCGAGGTGGAGTGGCGAGCCGGCCTCACCGCCTGCGCCCATTCGGTGCGGGCGATGGTCACCCGGCATCCGTGGATCGCCGCGGTGCTCGGGCAGGTAGGCCTCTCCTATCTGGGCCCCAACGTCATGCGGTTGAGCAACCACATGCTCGGCCTCTTCGAAAAGGCCGGCTTCTCACTCGGCGAAGCCGAGAAGGCGCTGTCCGCGCTCCTCGCCTACATCATCGGTGCCGGAGTCAGCGAGGCCGCCTGGCTGACCTCGCTGACGCGCAGCGGCCTCACGGAAGAGGAGTGGAACGAGCGCCTAAAGCCGATCACCCTCGCTGCCGCGGCGCCGTATCCCCGCCTGGTGGCGGCGTTCAGCGCCGTGGACGATGGCGCGGATCAGAACGCGTTCGACTACGGACTCGAGACGATGCTCGACGGTCTGGCCGCCAAGCTCACTTGA
- a CDS encoding GlsB/YeaQ/YmgE family stress response membrane protein has protein sequence MTITGIIMALIIGAIVGALGRLVVPGKQHLPIWLTIVVGIIAAFLGTALARAIGIPTATSGIDWRELAVQVVLAAVGVALVAGLYGRSGGRRRPLTR, from the coding sequence ATGACCATCACCGGTATCATTATGGCGCTGATCATCGGTGCTATCGTCGGCGCGCTGGGTCGGCTTGTCGTTCCGGGCAAGCAGCACCTGCCGATCTGGCTGACGATCGTCGTCGGAATCATCGCTGCCTTCCTCGGCACCGCGCTCGCTCGGGCGATCGGCATCCCGACCGCCACCTCGGGCATCGACTGGCGTGAGCTGGCCGTCCAGGTCGTGCTCGCCGCCGTGGGCGTCGCCCTGGTCGCCGGGCTCTACGGCCGTAGCGGTGGCCGTCGTCGTCCGCTGACCCGCTGA
- a CDS encoding MFS transporter, translated as MTETVFARPTSDRRRWWILVVLALSTLVLIIDNMALTVAVPPLAADLGASAPDIQWVLDSYLLVFAGLLLTSGSLGDRFGRRRVMVIGLTLFGASSLLAAFAADPTQLITARAVMGVGGALIMPSTLSILITVFDDTERPKAMAVWSTAATVGFVGGPVVGGALIAWFWWGAVFLINVPITLIAIVAALVLMPESKGPWRKADPLGAALSSIGMTAVVWTIIELPHDTNVLVPLTIGVTSLGAFVFWELRTPSPMVPLGLFKARNFSGGSLALTLSQVANGGLRIVVTQYLQFVLGYSPTRAGLTFLPMAIGSLTCNWLGATLGQTVSNRSRVAIGLTLYAAAFGWMSTFSPDAGVLTVSAALLVLGCGGGLAVPAAIAALMGTVPPEQAGVGSALNDTVQQLGAALGVAALGSLVSGAFVAAMPDGSPTSIGDAVRVPALVGAAGTAFTDAMSTTFAISAAAVLAAAVLALVVMRDQKTLVAL; from the coding sequence ATGACGGAGACAGTGTTCGCACGGCCAACATCGGACCGACGCCGTTGGTGGATTCTGGTAGTGCTGGCTCTCAGCACGCTGGTGCTGATCATCGACAACATGGCGCTCACGGTGGCGGTGCCGCCGCTGGCCGCGGACCTCGGCGCGAGCGCACCGGACATCCAGTGGGTACTGGACTCCTACCTCCTGGTGTTCGCCGGTCTACTGCTCACCTCGGGCAGTCTCGGCGACCGATTCGGCCGCCGACGGGTGATGGTCATCGGTTTGACACTCTTCGGTGCGTCGTCGCTGCTCGCGGCCTTCGCGGCTGATCCGACCCAGCTGATAACCGCCCGGGCGGTGATGGGCGTCGGCGGCGCGCTGATCATGCCGAGCACGCTCTCGATCCTCATCACGGTGTTCGACGACACCGAGCGCCCGAAGGCGATGGCTGTCTGGAGCACGGCCGCAACCGTCGGCTTCGTCGGCGGCCCAGTGGTGGGCGGCGCGTTGATCGCGTGGTTCTGGTGGGGCGCGGTGTTCCTGATAAACGTGCCGATCACCCTGATCGCGATCGTCGCCGCTCTCGTGCTCATGCCGGAGTCCAAGGGGCCGTGGCGCAAGGCCGACCCGCTGGGTGCGGCGCTGTCCTCGATCGGGATGACCGCCGTCGTCTGGACGATCATCGAGCTGCCGCACGACACCAACGTGCTCGTACCGCTGACGATCGGCGTCACGAGCCTGGGCGCCTTTGTGTTCTGGGAGCTGCGCACCCCGTCGCCGATGGTTCCGCTCGGGCTGTTCAAGGCACGCAACTTCAGCGGCGGCAGCCTCGCGCTGACCCTGTCGCAGGTCGCCAACGGCGGCTTGAGGATCGTCGTCACGCAGTATCTGCAGTTCGTGCTCGGCTACTCGCCGACCCGAGCGGGCCTGACGTTCCTCCCCATGGCGATCGGTTCGCTGACCTGCAACTGGCTCGGCGCCACGCTCGGTCAGACGGTGAGCAACCGGTCGCGGGTGGCCATCGGCCTGACGCTGTACGCGGCCGCGTTCGGCTGGATGTCGACCTTCTCGCCGGACGCCGGTGTCCTGACCGTGAGCGCGGCGCTGTTGGTGCTGGGCTGCGGTGGCGGGCTGGCCGTGCCCGCCGCGATCGCGGCCCTGATGGGCACTGTCCCACCGGAGCAGGCCGGTGTCGGGTCCGCGCTGAACGACACCGTCCAGCAGTTGGGGGCGGCCCTGGGCGTCGCCGCGCTCGGCAGCCTCGTGAGTGGTGCGTTCGTCGCGGCCATGCCCGACGGTTCGCCCACCTCGATCGGTGACGCCGTCCGAGTGCCCGCCCTCGTCGGTGCGGCTGGAACCGCCTTCACCGACGCGATGTCCACGACCTTCGCCATCAGCGCTGCGGCCGTGCTCGCCGCAGCCGTCCTCGCACTCGTCGTGATGCGCGACCAGAAGACCCTCGTCGCACTCTGA
- a CDS encoding serine hydrolase domain-containing protein, whose translation MNNWQNRLDALRAANHVPGASLAVLADGEIHEWASGVLHRGTGVEATTDSVYQLGSVAKVYTATLVMTLVEEGKLDLDRPVVDVLPEFATADPGATKAITPRQLLSHTSGLTCDFMYDGGRGDDCLANYVRAAQGVAMDCPPGVAVSYSGVGYVTLGRIVEVLTGQTWDEALTERVFRPLGLTHSMTLPEEALSFRAAMSHLGQPGAYPEPAPAWDLIPRAAGPGARVIASAGDVVRLAGLHLSGGAGVLRPETVAAMQQREVDVPDKWTVSADGWGLGWTLYDWDGRFGYGHDGAAVGQYAYLRVIPDAGVAIALTTNGGGARQLYADLFRELFEELAGITMPEPFGPAERPPAVGIGSRAGTYQREGVLITVTEDAHLTYEFVDGMKDLSPPIEAELVPVSETVWAATGAGPSFSEGWMPVVFAELDGHDYCYIGMRAAPRI comes from the coding sequence ATGAACAACTGGCAGAACCGGCTCGACGCTCTGCGCGCCGCGAATCACGTCCCGGGCGCCTCGCTCGCCGTGCTGGCCGACGGCGAGATCCACGAATGGGCCAGCGGCGTGCTGCACCGGGGAACCGGCGTCGAGGCCACCACCGACTCGGTGTACCAACTCGGTTCGGTGGCCAAGGTCTACACCGCCACCCTCGTGATGACGCTGGTCGAGGAGGGGAAACTCGACCTGGACCGGCCGGTCGTCGACGTCCTGCCGGAGTTCGCCACCGCGGATCCGGGCGCCACAAAAGCCATCACGCCGCGGCAGTTACTCAGCCATACCAGCGGATTGACGTGCGACTTCATGTACGACGGCGGACGCGGCGACGATTGCCTGGCCAACTACGTCCGCGCCGCGCAGGGCGTGGCGATGGACTGTCCGCCCGGCGTCGCGGTGTCCTACAGCGGCGTCGGGTACGTCACGCTCGGCCGGATCGTCGAGGTGCTGACCGGCCAGACCTGGGACGAGGCGCTGACGGAGCGCGTCTTCCGGCCGCTCGGCCTGACCCACTCGATGACCCTTCCGGAGGAGGCGTTGAGCTTCCGGGCTGCGATGTCCCACCTCGGCCAGCCGGGGGCCTACCCGGAGCCGGCGCCGGCATGGGACCTGATCCCCCGGGCCGCCGGACCGGGCGCCCGCGTCATCGCCTCCGCCGGCGACGTCGTCCGGCTCGCCGGCCTGCACCTCAGCGGCGGCGCCGGAGTGTTGCGTCCGGAAACCGTCGCGGCCATGCAGCAGCGGGAAGTCGACGTGCCGGACAAGTGGACGGTCAGTGCCGACGGCTGGGGCCTCGGCTGGACCCTGTACGACTGGGACGGCCGGTTCGGTTACGGCCACGACGGCGCCGCGGTCGGGCAGTACGCGTACCTGCGGGTGATCCCGGACGCCGGCGTGGCGATCGCGCTGACCACCAACGGCGGCGGCGCCCGTCAACTCTACGCGGACCTGTTCCGTGAGCTGTTCGAGGAGCTGGCGGGGATCACCATGCCGGAGCCGTTCGGACCGGCGGAGCGGCCGCCCGCGGTGGGCATCGGCTCCCGCGCCGGGACGTACCAGCGCGAAGGCGTCCTGATCACGGTGACCGAGGACGCGCACCTCACCTACGAGTTCGTCGACGGCATGAAGGACCTCTCGCCGCCGATCGAGGCCGAGTTGGTGCCCGTCTCCGAGACGGTGTGGGCCGCCACCGGTGCGGGCCCGTCGTTCAGCGAAGGCTGGATGCCGGTGGTGTTCGCCGAACTGGACGGGCACGACTACTGCTACATCGGGATGCGCGCCGCGCCCAGGATCTGA
- a CDS encoding ABC transporter permease, with protein sequence MSGRGREVRLAQSTWVIFERYLRQTLRTKIGVALGVLQPMLYLLFFAPLLDSWPVSVPGLLVQLVLLSAGLAGFGIIFDKRFGVLDRMRATPAPRLALLLGRVLRDVVVLLVQAGLIVLVGFALGLRVPVAGVALTLLLLVPLAGGVAAASYAVALRPGADELFAPLMSTVVVPLTLLSGAFLPMTLGPRWLDVLSRLDPFRYPVDALRELFAGRYTSGPVLLGTALTLAIAVGATTLGVRAFRSDPS encoded by the coding sequence ATGAGCGGGCGCGGGCGCGAGGTCCGGCTGGCGCAGTCGACCTGGGTGATCTTCGAGCGGTATCTGCGCCAGACCTTGCGTACGAAGATCGGGGTGGCGCTCGGCGTGCTGCAGCCGATGCTCTACCTGCTGTTCTTCGCCCCGCTGCTGGACTCGTGGCCGGTGTCGGTGCCCGGTCTGCTCGTCCAGCTGGTTCTGCTGTCGGCCGGGCTGGCCGGTTTCGGGATCATCTTCGACAAGCGGTTCGGCGTCCTCGACCGGATGCGGGCGACCCCGGCTCCCCGGCTCGCGCTGCTGCTGGGCCGCGTCCTGCGCGACGTCGTGGTCCTGCTCGTCCAGGCCGGGCTGATCGTCCTGGTCGGGTTCGCACTCGGGCTCCGGGTGCCGGTGGCCGGCGTCGCGCTGACGTTGTTGTTGCTGGTGCCGCTGGCCGGCGGGGTGGCCGCGGCGTCGTACGCCGTGGCGCTGCGGCCGGGGGCGGACGAGCTGTTCGCTCCGCTGATGAGCACGGTCGTGGTGCCGCTGACCCTGCTCTCGGGCGCGTTCCTCCCGATGACGCTCGGCCCGCGCTGGCTCGACGTGCTCTCCCGCCTCGACCCGTTCCGGTACCCGGTCGACGCACTGCGCGAGCTCTTCGCCGGGCGCTACACCAGCGGCCCCGTGCTGCTCGGCACCGCGCTGACCCTGGCGATCGCGGTGGGGGCGACCACCCTCGGGGTGCGCGCGTTCCGCTCCGACCCATCCTGA
- the glpX gene encoding class II fructose-bisphosphatase, protein MSLDTQPQAPDRNLALELVRVTEAAAMAAGRWVGRGDKNGGDGAAVDAMRQLINSVSMRGVVVIGEGEKDNAPMLYNGEEVGDGTGPEVDVAVDPIDGTTLMAKGMPNSVAVLAVAERGAMFDPSAVFYMEKLAVGPDAVGVIDINAPISENIKRVAKAKRTGVRDVTVCILDRPRHEKLVHEIRQTGARIQFISDGDVAGAISAAREQTGVDLLVGIGGTPEGIIAACAMKCLGGEIQGKLWPRDDEERQKALDAGHDLDRVLTTDDLVRGDNVFFCATGVTDGELLRGVHYRRGGATTESLVMRSRSGTIRTVGSWHSLEKLRAYSLIDFGHRGDDEDE, encoded by the coding sequence ATGTCGCTCGACACCCAGCCCCAAGCTCCGGACCGGAACCTCGCGCTCGAGTTGGTCCGAGTCACCGAAGCCGCCGCGATGGCCGCCGGACGCTGGGTCGGCCGAGGCGACAAGAACGGCGGAGACGGCGCTGCCGTCGACGCGATGCGCCAGCTGATCAACAGCGTCTCGATGCGTGGCGTCGTCGTCATCGGCGAAGGCGAGAAGGACAACGCGCCGATGCTCTACAACGGCGAGGAGGTCGGTGACGGCACCGGCCCCGAGGTCGACGTCGCCGTGGACCCGATCGACGGCACCACGCTGATGGCCAAGGGCATGCCGAACTCGGTCGCCGTGCTGGCCGTCGCCGAGCGTGGTGCGATGTTCGACCCGTCCGCCGTCTTCTACATGGAGAAGCTCGCGGTCGGCCCGGACGCCGTCGGGGTCATCGACATCAACGCGCCGATCAGCGAGAACATCAAGCGGGTCGCGAAGGCCAAGCGCACCGGCGTCCGCGACGTGACGGTCTGCATCCTCGACCGTCCGCGCCACGAGAAGCTCGTGCACGAGATCCGCCAGACCGGCGCCCGTATCCAGTTCATCTCCGACGGCGACGTGGCTGGTGCGATCTCCGCGGCCCGCGAACAGACCGGCGTCGACCTGCTGGTGGGAATCGGTGGCACGCCGGAGGGCATCATCGCCGCGTGTGCGATGAAGTGCCTGGGCGGCGAGATCCAGGGCAAGCTCTGGCCGCGTGACGACGAGGAGCGCCAGAAGGCCCTCGACGCCGGTCACGACCTGGACCGCGTCCTCACCACCGACGATCTCGTCCGCGGCGACAACGTGTTCTTCTGCGCCACCGGCGTCACCGACGGTGAACTCCTGCGCGGCGTCCACTACCGGCGCGGCGGCGCGACCACCGAGTCGTTGGTCATGAGGTCCCGCAGTGGCACGATCCGGACCGTGGGAAGCTGGCACTCGCTGGAGAAACTGCGGGCATACTCGCTGATCGACTTCGGACACCGCGGCGACGACGAGGACGAGTGA
- a CDS encoding ATP-binding cassette domain-containing protein — MSGVVKRFGAVTAVNGLDLTVPAGICLGLLGPNGAGKSTTMRMLTGQARLDEGDIRVLGYRIPSESKHARAQMGLVPQLDNLDTELTARENLSVFARLYRVPRAERRAAVDAALAIGQLADRADTKVGELSGGMRRRLLIARGLVHRPRLVLLDEPTVGLDPQVRQELWGLIDRLRRDGTTVLMSTHYIEEAERLADAVAVVSKGRVIARGTPAELLAGHAGQSAVEYAGPPDRLSEVERIAAAAGMSTRRTGPSVSILRAEDMPPSVAAALGPGTARPANLEDVFVTLTGEYVA, encoded by the coding sequence ATGTCCGGCGTCGTCAAACGATTCGGGGCGGTGACCGCGGTCAACGGGCTCGATCTCACCGTGCCCGCCGGCATCTGCCTCGGGCTGCTCGGCCCCAACGGAGCCGGCAAATCCACCACGATGCGAATGCTCACCGGTCAGGCCCGTCTCGACGAGGGTGACATCCGGGTCCTCGGCTACCGGATCCCGTCCGAGTCCAAACACGCTCGAGCGCAGATGGGCCTCGTCCCGCAGCTCGACAACCTCGACACCGAGCTCACCGCGCGGGAGAACCTGTCGGTGTTCGCCCGGCTCTACCGTGTTCCGCGGGCGGAGCGCCGGGCCGCCGTCGATGCGGCGCTCGCGATCGGGCAGCTCGCCGACCGCGCCGACACGAAGGTCGGCGAGCTCTCCGGCGGCATGCGGCGCCGTCTGCTGATCGCGCGCGGGCTGGTCCACCGCCCGCGGCTGGTCCTGCTCGACGAGCCGACGGTGGGGCTCGACCCCCAGGTGCGTCAGGAACTCTGGGGCCTCATCGACCGGCTGCGACGCGACGGCACCACGGTGCTGATGTCCACGCACTACATCGAGGAGGCCGAGCGTCTGGCCGATGCGGTGGCGGTGGTCAGCAAAGGGCGGGTGATCGCCAGGGGCACCCCGGCGGAGTTGCTCGCCGGTCACGCGGGGCAGTCTGCCGTCGAGTACGCCGGCCCTCCCGACCGGCTCAGCGAGGTCGAACGCATCGCCGCTGCCGCCGGGATGTCCACCCGGCGCACCGGGCCCAGCGTCTCGATCCTGCGCGCGGAGGACATGCCGCCGTCGGTGGCCGCCGCGCTCGGGCCCGGCACCGCGCGTCCGGCCAATCTCGAAGACGTCTTCGTCACGCTCACCGGGGAGTACGTCGCATGA